The Pseudomonas hefeiensis genomic sequence CGGTCAGCGTACCGTGGTCCATGACCTGCAGGAGCAGGTTGAAGACTTCTGGATGCGCCTTCTCGATTTCATCGAGCAACAGCACGCAATGTGGCTGCTTGGTGATGGCCTCGGTCAGCAGACCGCCCTGGTCGAAACCGACATAACCTGGAGGTGCACCGATCAAACGCGATACGGTGTGGCGCTCCATGTACTCGGACATGTCGAAACGAACCAGTTCGATTCCCATCGCCTTGGCCAATTGCCGTGCGGCCTCGGTCTTGCCGACACCGGTAGGCCCGGCAAACAGGAAAGAACCCACCGGCTTGTCCGGCGACTTGAGACCGGCGCGGGACAGCTTGATGGCGGTCGACAATGAATCGATGGCCGCATCCTGACCGAACACCGTCAGCTTCAGGTCACGCTCCAGATTACGCAGCAGCTCCTTGTCGGAACTGGTGACGTGCTTGGGCGGAATCCGCGCGATTTTCGCCACGATGTCCTCGACCTGTGGCACTTCGATGCGCTTGACGCGCTTCTCCACAGGCTGAAGGCGCTGATAGGCACCCGCCTCGTCGATAACATCAATGGCCTTGTCCGGCATGTGCCGGTCATTGATATAGCGCGAGGCCAGCTCAGCGGCGGCGCGCAGGGCCTCATCACTGTATTCGATGTTGTGGTGCAGTTCGAAACGCCCCTTCAGGCCGCGCAGGATACCGATGGTGTCTTCCACCGAAGGCTCCGACACGTCGACTTTCTGGAAACGCCGGGCCAGGGCACGGTCCTTCTCGAAAATCCCGCGAAACTCCTGGAACGTGGTCGAGCCAATGCAACGGATATCACCCGAGGACAACAGCGGCTTGAGCAGGTTCGAGGCATCCATGACGCCACCGGACGCGGCACCCGCACCAATGATGGTGTGGATTTCGTCGATGAACAGGATCGCCTGCGGACGCTTTTTCAGCTCACCCAGCAACGCCTTGAAGCGCTTCTCGAAATCACCGCGGTACTTGGTGCCGGCCAGCAAGGCCCCCAGATCGAGGGAATAAACCACACTGTTGGCGAGCAGGTCCGGTACCTGGTTGTCGACGATGCGCTTGGCCAGTCCTTCAGCAATCGCGGTCTTGCCCACGCCCGCCTCGCCCACCAGCAACGGGTTGTTCTTGCGGCGCCGGGCCAGGATCTGGGCGACCCGCTCGACTTCCGCCTCGCGTCCGACCAGTGGATCGATACGCCCCTGGCGCGCCAGTTCATTCAGATTGCTGGCATAGGCGTCCAGCGGATTGCCCGAAGAAGAAGACTCACCGCCCTCGTCATCCTGCATATCCTGTTCACCTTCGGAGTGATCGCCATGCCCAGGCACCTTGGAAATGCCATGGGCGATGTAATTGACGACATCGATGCGCGCAACACTCTGCTGCTTGAGCAGGAAAACCGCCTGGCTTTCCTGTTCACTAAAGATGGCAACCAGCACGTTGGCGCCGGTCACTTCACGCTTACCCGAGCTCTGTACATGAAAGACAGCACGCTGCAGGACACGCTGGAAGCCCAGGGTTGGCTGGGTTTCGCGATCCTCGTCATGAACGGGGATCAATGGCGTGGTGGAGTCGATGAACTCCTGCAGATCATGCTTGAGTTTATCGAGGTTTGCGCCGCAGGCACGCAAAACGGTGGCGGCAGCCTCGTTATCCAATAGGGCCAGCAGCAGGTGCTCGACGGTCATGAATTCATGACGCTTCGAACGAGCCTCCTTGAAGGCAAGATTGAGGGTGACTTCGAGCTCGCGGTTTAACATAGCTTCACCTCATACCCAAGTGGTCGGCGTTAACCGTCCTTCTCGATTTCACAGAGTAGCGGATGCTGGCTTTCCCGGGCGTACTGGTTGACCTGCATGGCCTTCGTCTCGGCGATGTCGCGGGTAAACACTCCACATACTGCCCGTCCCTCTGTATGGACGGCCAGCATGACCTTGGTCGCCAGCTCGCGATTCAGGTTAAAAAACACCTCGAGCACTTCGACGACGAAATCCATCGGTGTGTAGTCATCGTTGAACAAAACCACCTTGTACATCGGTGGCGCCTGTAATGCAGGCTTTGCTTCCTGAACAGCAATGCCTGCGGAATCGTCGTCGTGTAGATCCGGGCGATCCTGATTGAATGTTAGTCGAATCTGGCTGACTGCATGCATGGAAAGAAAGGTTCGTTTAGTTGGCGAATACAGTGATGGGGGCGCTTGTGGGCGATTTCAACCACGACCACCCGGCCACCTTGACTATCGGGAAAACGGTGTTACAACCAATAGAGCCCATCGTGGGTTAAAAAGGTCCGTGGAATCTATCTCGTTTTTCAAGATTAGACTGCGGATGGACTGGATGATACTCCACTGATGGAGTGTGTTGCAGAGGGATATGACCTATGTCGGTCGTCAAGATGAGTGGCAAAGTCAAATGGTTCAATAACGCCAAGGGCTACGGTTTCATTATTGCAAACGGCAGGGATGAAGACCTTTTCGCCCATTACTCGGCGATCTGCATGGAAGGCTATAAAACCTTGAAAGCCGGGCAACCTGTAACATTCAATGTCATCCAGGGCCCCAAGGGCCTGCATGCGGTCAATATTGCGCCGGAAACCGTCGAAGCCACCCCTTGCGCCACCCCCGTCAGCGTCATGACCACTGAAGTCCATTGATCGGCAGCCGCCGCACCGACAAATAACAGAATGCCCGGCTCGATCACTCGAGCCGGGCATCTCTGTTGAACACTGATCCGCTTACATGTGCGAGATCATTGCATCGCCGAAGCCCGAGGAAGACATCAACTTGGCGCCTTCCATCAAGCGTTCGAAATCATAGGTCACGGTCTTGGCCGAAATCGCACCGTTGGTGCCCTTGATGATCAGGTCGGCCGCTTCGGTCCACCCCATGTGACGCAGCATCATTTCCGCCGACAGAATCAGCGAACCCGGGTTGACCTGGTCCTTGCCGGCATACTTGGGCGCGGTGCCGTGGGTGGCTTCGAACATCGCCACGGTGTCAGACAGGTTGGCGCCCGGCGCGATACCGATACCGCCCACTTCCGCCGCCAGGGCGTCGGAGAGGTAGTCACCGTTGAGGTTCAGGGTCGCGATCACGTCGTATTCGGCCGGGCGCAGCAGGATCTGCTGGAGCATGGCATCGGCGATGGCATCCTTGACGATGACATTCTTGCCGGTTTTCGGGTTCTTGAACTGCATCCACGGCCCGCCGTCGAGCAGGGTCGCGCCGAACTCCTCGGCAGCCACTTCGTAGGCCCACTCCTTGAAGGCACCTTCGGTGAACTTCATGATGTTGCCTTTATGCACGATGGTCAGCGAATCGCGGTCGTTGTCGACGACATATTGCAAGGCCTTACGGGCCAGACGCTGGGTGCCCTGCTTGGAAACCGGCTTGACCCCGATGCCGCAGTTCTCGTCGAAACGGATCTTGGTCACGCCCATTTCTTCTTTCAGGAACTTGATGACCTTGGTGGCTTCGGCCGAACCGGCCTTCCACTCGATGCCGGCGTAAATATCTTCGGAGTTTTCGCGGAAGATCGTCATATCCACGTCGCCAGGCTTCTTGACCGGGCTCGGCACGCCTTCGAACCAGCGCACCGGACGCAAGCATACGTACAAATCGAGTTGCTGACGCAGGGCCACGTTCAGCGAACGAATACCACCACCGACCGGCGTGGTCAGCGGCCCCTTGATGGAAACCACGTAGTCCTTGACCGCGTCCAGGGTTTCCTGGGGCAGCCAGGTGTCCTGGTCGTAAACCTGAGTGGCTTTTTCACCGGCATAGACTTCCATCCAGGAAATCTTGCGCTTGCCGCCATAGGCCTTCTGAACCGCAGCGTCCACAACCTTGATCATGACCGGACTGATATCGACGCCAATGCCGTCGCCTTCGATGAAGGGGATGATCGGGTTGTCGGGAACATTAAGAGAATGGTCTGCATTGACGGTGATTTTGTCACCGACGGCTGGAACCTGAATCTTTTGATACCCCATGCTGAACTCCATTGCTTGGATTGAACATCTGGCTGCGTTCGAGCGTACCCCACTTGAATCGGCGCGCAAACCCTACGTTAGGCTCATCCGGGGAAAAGCGTTGCAGTTCGCGGTGTACAACCCTGAAAACCAAGGGAAAAGCGCCAAACGTGAGCATCGTCTGCTCCTTCGGCACTGCGACGTTTAGACCAATGGACGTGTACGGAAGTCTATGAACCATCGGCAGATTGCCAGCTACCTATGTATAATGCCGCCGCTGACCACAGGGTCACGCTGGCCGAGTGCTCTATCACAGGACTTTCCGCCAGTTTAAAAGCCGGACCGTTACCGCGGCCCAACCGCTTGACGCTCGACTGATGCACCCAACATCACCGCGAAGAAACCTCGACATTCGACTCACGGATGACTTTGAACGAACGCGCTTACCCGGCGCCCCTCGAGTTTCTGCGCATGCTTTAGCAAAGAAGAGAGTTAATCCGAATATGCCCACCCGCTCGAAGATCATCTATACCTTCACCGACGAAGCGCCCGCCCTCGCCACCTATTCGCTGCTGCCGATCGTCGAAGCCTTTACCGCTTCGGCCGATATCGCCATGGAAACCCGCGATATCTCCCTCGCAGGGCGCATCCTGGCCAGCTTCCCCGAGCAACTGGGTGACAAAGCCGTAGCCGACCACCTCGCCGAACTGGGCGACCTGGCCATTACGCCTGAAGCCAACATCATCAAGCTGCCAAACATCAGCGCCTCGGTGCCGCAACTGCAGGCCGCGATCAAGGAATTGCAGGCCCAGGGCTACGCACTGCCGGACTACCCGGAAACCGTGACCAGCGACGCCGAGAAAGACGCACGCGCCCGTTACGACAAGGTCAAGGGCAGCGCCGTGAACCCGGTCCTGCGTGAAGGCAACTCCGACCGCCGCGCACCGCTGTCGGTCAAGAACTACGCGCGCAAGCACCCGCACAAGATGGGCGCCTGGGCAGCCGACTCCAAATCCCACGTGTCCCACATGAGCAGCGGCGATTTCTACGGCAGCGAAAAAGCCGCCCTGATCGACGCCGCCGGCAGCGTGAAAATCGAGCTGATCGCTCAGGACGGCACTGCCACTGTCCTGAAGGAAAAAACCACCGTACAAGCCGGTGAGATCCTCGACTGCGCCATGATGAGCAAAAATGCCCTGCGCAATTTCATCGCCGCTGAGATCGAAGACGCCAAGCAAAAAGGCGTCCTGCTGTCGGTTCACCTCAAGGCCACCATGATGAAGGTCTCCGACCCGATCATGTTCGGCCAGATCGTTGCCGAGTTCTATAAAGACGCCCTGACCAAGCACGCACAAGTGCTGGAGCAGATCGGCTTCAACCTGAACAACGGCATCGGCGACCTGTACGCCCGCATCAAGGCCCTGCCGGCCGAGCAGCAGGCGCAGATCGAAGCCGATATCCAGACGGTCTACGCGGCGCGCCCGTCCCTGGCGATGGTCAACTCCGATAAAGGCATCACCAACCTGCACGTGCCGAGCGACGTGATCGTCGACGCCTCGATGCCGGCCATGATCCGTGACTCCGGCAAAATGTGGGGCACCGACGGCCAGTTGCACGACACCAAGGCCGTGATCCCGGATCGCTGCTACGCCACCATCTACCAGGCAGTGATCGAAGACTGCAAGCAACACGGCGCCTTCGATCCAACCACCATGGGCAGCGTGCCGAACGTCGGCCTGATGGCCAAGAAAGCCGAAGAGTACGGTTCCCACGACAAGACTTTCCAGATCAAGGCCGACGGCGTGGTTCGTGTTTCGGACAACACCGGTCGCACCCTGCTGGAGCAGAAGGTCGAGGCGGGCGATATCTTCCGCATGTGCCAGACCAAAGACGCGCCGATCCAGGATTGGGTCAAACTGGCCGTTAACCGGGCCCGTGCCAGCGGCACCCCGGCGATCTTCTGGCTGGACCCGATGCGCGCCCATGACGGCGTCGTGATCGAGAAGGTCCAGGCTTACCTGAAGGACTACGACACTGCCGGCCTGGACATCCGCATCATGTCGCCTGTCGACGCGATGAGGTTCACCCTGGCCCGTACCCGCGAAGGCAAGGACACCATTTCGGTGACCGGCAACGTATTGCGCGACTATCTGACCGACCTGTTCCCGATCATGGAACTGGGCACCAGCGCCAAGATGCTGTCGATCGTGCCGCTGATGAACGGCGGTGGCCTGTTCGAAACCGGCGCCGGCGGCTCGGCACCCAAGCACGTTCAGCAGTTGCTGGAAGAGAACTTCCTGCGCTGGGACTCCCTGGGCGAGTTCCTGGCCCTGGCCGCCTCCCTCGAACACCTGGGTGTGACCTACAACAACCCTAAAGCCCTGGTGCTGGCCAAGACCCTGGACCAGGCCACGGGTGAGTTCCTGGACCGCAACAAGTCGCCTTCGCGCAAGGTCGGCGGCATCGACAACCGTGGCAGCCACTTCTACCTGACCCTGTTCTGGGCTCAGGCATTGGCCGCTCAAAACGACGACGCAGCCCTCAAGGCCCAGTTCGCCTCCCTGGCCAAGACACTGACCGACAACGAAGAAAAAATCGTTGCCGAGCTCAATGCCGTCCAAGGCAAACCGGTGGACATCGGCGGTTACTACTTCGCCAACCCGGAGCTGACCAGCAAGGCCATGCGCCCAAGCAACACCTTCAACGCGGCGATTGCTGCGCTGGTGTAAGGTTGTAAGGGAACACCACAAACCCCGGCCTGGTGCCGGGGTTTGTGTTTCCAGACACAACGTAATTTCCCCTTGTGGGAGCGGGCTTGCTCGCGAAGGCAATTTATCATTCAACATCTGCATTGACTGACACACCGCTTTCGCGAGCAAGCCCGCTCCCACAGGATCTGCGTTCAAACAGTTATATAGAGGCAACGCTATGGACTGGAACCCCCACATCACCGTCGCCACCATCGTCGAAGACCACGGCCGTTTCCTGATGGTGGAAGAATCCAAGGGCGGACGAGCGGTGCTCAACCAGCCGGCCGGCCACCTGGACCCGAACGAAACCCTGATCGAAGCCGCCGTGCGCGAAACCCTGGAAGAAACCGGCTGGGACGTCGAACCCACCAGCGTGATCGGCATTTACCTGTACACCGCCCCCAGCAATGGCGTGACCTACCAACGGGTTTGCTTCGCCGCCAAGGCCTTGAACCACCGCCCCGACTATCAACTGGACGACGGCATCCTCGGCGCCAAGTGGCTGACCCGCAACGAGTTGCTCGAACAACGTGAGCACTGGCGCAGCGAGCTGATCATCCGCTGCATCGACGATTATCTGGGCGGCCATCGGCACAGCCTGACACTGATCCGTCCTTCTCTTTAGCCTTGCGCGTCCGGGCCTGATAGAATCGCGTCCTTTTTCAAGACACTCATTGAACTGCTATGCGTGATCCAGCCCCTTCTGACACCCCCAACAAGCGCGTCATTGTCGGCATGTCCGGCGGCGTGGACTCTTCCGTTTCCGCCCTTCTGCTGATCGAGCAGGGTTATGAGGTGGAAGGCCTGTTCATGAAGAACTGGGAAGAAGACGACGGAACTGAATACTGCACCGCCATGGACGACCTGGCGGACGCCCAGGCCGTGTGCGACAGGATCGGCATCAAGCTGCATACCGCCAACTTCGCCGCCGAGTACTGGGACAACGTGTTCGAGCACTTCCTGGCCGAATACAAGGCCGGTCGTACGCCGAACCCGGACATCCTCTGCAACCGCGAAATCAAGTTCAAGGCGTTCCTCGACTACGCCATGATGCTCGGCGCTGACCTGATCGCCACCGGCCACTATGTGCGCCGCCGCGATATCGATGGCCGCACCGAGCTGCTCAAGGGCCTGGACCCGAACAAGGACCAGAGCTACTTCCTGCACGCCGTCGGCGGCGAGCAGATCGCCAAGACCCTGTTCCCGGTGGGCGAGCTGGAAAAACCGCAAGTGCGCGCGATCGCCGAAAAACACGCCCTGGCCACCGCCAAGAAGAAGGATTCCACCGGCATCTGCTTTATCGGCGAGCGGCGCTTCAGCGATTTCCTCAAGCAGTACCTGCCAGCCCAGCCAGGCGAAATCAAGACCACCGAAGGCGAAGTCATCGGCCGCCACCATGGCCTGATGTACCACACCATCGGCCAGCGCCAGGGCCTGGGCATTGGCGGGCTGAAAGACGCCGGTGAAGAGCCGTGGTACGTGCTGGTCAAGGACCTGGAGCACAACGAACTGATCGTCGGCCAGGGCAACGACCATCCATGGCTGTTCTCCCGCGCCCTGCTCGCCTCCGACATCTATTGGGTCAACCCGATCGACCTCAGCCAACCGCGCCGTCTGACGGCCAAGGTTCGCTACCGCCAGAGTGATCAGCCCTGCTTGCTGGAAAAAACCGCCAGCGGCTATCGTGCCACCTTCGACGACCCACAACGCGCAGTCACACCCGGCCAGTCCGTGGTGTTCTACGACGGGGAAATCTGCCTGGGCGGCGGCGTGATCGAAGTCGCAGAGCCCTGGAGCAGCAAGGCATGAGCCCGACCCAGGAGCAACTGACGGCATTGGGCGGCGTGTTTCTCGCCGCCGTGCTGGTGGACCGGATCGCCAAGACCGGCCAGGCCACTGAAGCAGGCCTGAGCTGTATGCTCGGCAGCCTGCTGATTCGTGACCCCAAGGACACGCTTGAAGTCTATGGCGGCGACGACCTGAACCTGCGCGAGGGTTATCGCGCGCTGATCGGCGCCCTGGAGCGCGACCCCAGCACTCTGCAACGCGAGCCGCTGCGCTATGCCCTGTCGATGCTGGGCCTTGAACGTCAGTTGGCCAAGCGCGACGACCTGCTGGACACCATCGGCAATCGTCTGCCGCAGATTCAGTCCCAGGTTGAACACTTCGGTCCCGCCCACGAAAACGTCATCGCCGCTTGCGGTGCGTTGTACCAGGACACCCTGAGCACCTTGCGCCAGCGCATCCAGGTACACGGAGACATGCGCAACCTGCAGCAGCCGAGCAATGCCTCGAAGATCCGCGCCCTGTTGCTGGCCGGAATTCGCTCGGCGCGGCTGTGGCGGCAGTTGGGTGGTCATCGCTGGCAACTGGTGATCAGCCGACGCAAATTGCTGAAAGAGCTTTACCCGTTGATGCGCAACGAATAAGTCGCCTCAACCCGCTTTTGTAGATCGTTACGCGTAATACGCCGGTCAGTTGGCGACGGACCGGCGATTGTTTTCATGTATGATACGCGCCCCATTTCGTTGCCCGACTGTCCGAGAACACCCCATGCAGCTTTCTTCGCTCACTGCGGTTTCCCCTGTTGACGGCCGCTACGCCGGCAAAACCCAGGCCCTGCGCCCGATTTTCAGCGAGTACGGCCTGATCCGCGCTCGCGTCCTGGTTGAAGTGCGCTGGCTCCAGCGCCTTGCCGCTCACCCTGCCATTGGTGAAGTCCCGGCGTTTTCCGCGCAAGCCAACGCGGTACTGAACGCCCTGGCTGAAAACTTTGTGCTGGAGCACGCCGAGCGCGTCAAAGAGATCGAGCGCACCACCAACCACGACGTCAAAGCCATCGAATACCTGCTCAAGGAGCAGGCGGCCAAGCTGCCGGAACTGGCCAACGTCAGCGAATTCATCCACTTTGCCTGCACCAGCGAGGACATCAACAACCTGTCCCACGCCCTGATGCTGCGCGAAGGCCGTGATGAGGTGATGCTGCCGCTGATGCGCCAGACCGCCCAAGCCATCCGCGAGCTGGCGATCCGCTTCGCTGACGTGCCGATGCTGTCGCGCACCCATGGTCAACCGGCTTCGCCGACCACCCTGGGCAAGGAACTGGCGAACGTGGTGTACCGTCTGGAGCGCCAGATCGCCCAGGTTGCCGCCGTACCGCTGCTGGGCAAGATCAACGGCGCAGTGGGCAACTACAATGCTCACCTGTCGGCCTACCCGGACATCGACTGGGAAGCCAACGCGCGCGCCTTCATCGAAGACGAGCTGGGCCTGAGCTTCAACCCGTACACCACCCAGATCGAGCCGCATGACTACATCGCCGAGCTGTTCGATGCGATCGCGCGTTTCAACACCATCCTGATCGACTTCGACCGTGACATCTGGGGCTACATCTCCCTGGGTTATTTCAAGCAGCGCACCATCGCTGGCGAAATCGGTTCCTCGACCATGCCGCACAAGGTCAACCCGATCGACTT encodes the following:
- the clpA gene encoding ATP-dependent Clp protease ATP-binding subunit ClpA, with amino-acid sequence MLNRELEVTLNLAFKEARSKRHEFMTVEHLLLALLDNEAAATVLRACGANLDKLKHDLQEFIDSTTPLIPVHDEDRETQPTLGFQRVLQRAVFHVQSSGKREVTGANVLVAIFSEQESQAVFLLKQQSVARIDVVNYIAHGISKVPGHGDHSEGEQDMQDDEGGESSSSGNPLDAYASNLNELARQGRIDPLVGREAEVERVAQILARRRKNNPLLVGEAGVGKTAIAEGLAKRIVDNQVPDLLANSVVYSLDLGALLAGTKYRGDFEKRFKALLGELKKRPQAILFIDEIHTIIGAGAASGGVMDASNLLKPLLSSGDIRCIGSTTFQEFRGIFEKDRALARRFQKVDVSEPSVEDTIGILRGLKGRFELHHNIEYSDEALRAAAELASRYINDRHMPDKAIDVIDEAGAYQRLQPVEKRVKRIEVPQVEDIVAKIARIPPKHVTSSDKELLRNLERDLKLTVFGQDAAIDSLSTAIKLSRAGLKSPDKPVGSFLFAGPTGVGKTEAARQLAKAMGIELVRFDMSEYMERHTVSRLIGAPPGYVGFDQGGLLTEAITKQPHCVLLLDEIEKAHPEVFNLLLQVMDHGTLTDNNGRKADFRNVIIIMTTNAGAETAARASIGFTHQDHSSDAMEVIKKSFTPEFRNRLDTIIQFGRLSHEVIKSVVDKFLTELQAQLEDKRVLLEVTDAARSWLAAGGYDVTMGARPMARLIQDKIKRPLAEEILFGELAEHGGVVHIDIKDGELTFDFETTAEMA
- a CDS encoding NADP-dependent isocitrate dehydrogenase, producing MPTRSKIIYTFTDEAPALATYSLLPIVEAFTASADIAMETRDISLAGRILASFPEQLGDKAVADHLAELGDLAITPEANIIKLPNISASVPQLQAAIKELQAQGYALPDYPETVTSDAEKDARARYDKVKGSAVNPVLREGNSDRRAPLSVKNYARKHPHKMGAWAADSKSHVSHMSSGDFYGSEKAALIDAAGSVKIELIAQDGTATVLKEKTTVQAGEILDCAMMSKNALRNFIAAEIEDAKQKGVLLSVHLKATMMKVSDPIMFGQIVAEFYKDALTKHAQVLEQIGFNLNNGIGDLYARIKALPAEQQAQIEADIQTVYAARPSLAMVNSDKGITNLHVPSDVIVDASMPAMIRDSGKMWGTDGQLHDTKAVIPDRCYATIYQAVIEDCKQHGAFDPTTMGSVPNVGLMAKKAEEYGSHDKTFQIKADGVVRVSDNTGRTLLEQKVEAGDIFRMCQTKDAPIQDWVKLAVNRARASGTPAIFWLDPMRAHDGVVIEKVQAYLKDYDTAGLDIRIMSPVDAMRFTLARTREGKDTISVTGNVLRDYLTDLFPIMELGTSAKMLSIVPLMNGGGLFETGAGGSAPKHVQQLLEENFLRWDSLGEFLALAASLEHLGVTYNNPKALVLAKTLDQATGEFLDRNKSPSRKVGGIDNRGSHFYLTLFWAQALAAQNDDAALKAQFASLAKTLTDNEEKIVAELNAVQGKPVDIGGYYFANPELTSKAMRPSNTFNAAIAALV
- the mnmA gene encoding tRNA 2-thiouridine(34) synthase MnmA is translated as MRDPAPSDTPNKRVIVGMSGGVDSSVSALLLIEQGYEVEGLFMKNWEEDDGTEYCTAMDDLADAQAVCDRIGIKLHTANFAAEYWDNVFEHFLAEYKAGRTPNPDILCNREIKFKAFLDYAMMLGADLIATGHYVRRRDIDGRTELLKGLDPNKDQSYFLHAVGGEQIAKTLFPVGELEKPQVRAIAEKHALATAKKKDSTGICFIGERRFSDFLKQYLPAQPGEIKTTEGEVIGRHHGLMYHTIGQRQGLGIGGLKDAGEEPWYVLVKDLEHNELIVGQGNDHPWLFSRALLASDIYWVNPIDLSQPRRLTAKVRYRQSDQPCLLEKTASGYRATFDDPQRAVTPGQSVVFYDGEICLGGGVIEVAEPWSSKA
- the purB gene encoding adenylosuccinate lyase, translating into MQLSSLTAVSPVDGRYAGKTQALRPIFSEYGLIRARVLVEVRWLQRLAAHPAIGEVPAFSAQANAVLNALAENFVLEHAERVKEIERTTNHDVKAIEYLLKEQAAKLPELANVSEFIHFACTSEDINNLSHALMLREGRDEVMLPLMRQTAQAIRELAIRFADVPMLSRTHGQPASPTTLGKELANVVYRLERQIAQVAAVPLLGKINGAVGNYNAHLSAYPDIDWEANARAFIEDELGLSFNPYTTQIEPHDYIAELFDAIARFNTILIDFDRDIWGYISLGYFKQRTIAGEIGSSTMPHKVNPIDFENSEGNLGIANALFQHLASKLPISRWQRDLTDSTVLRNLGVGFAHSVIAYEASLKGISKLELNEQKIAADLDACWEVLAEPIQTVMRRYNIENPYEKLKELTRGKGISPEALQTFIDGLDMPAEARAELKKLTPANYIGNAAAQAKRI
- the clpS gene encoding ATP-dependent Clp protease adapter ClpS, which gives rise to MHAVSQIRLTFNQDRPDLHDDDSAGIAVQEAKPALQAPPMYKVVLFNDDYTPMDFVVEVLEVFFNLNRELATKVMLAVHTEGRAVCGVFTRDIAETKAMQVNQYARESQHPLLCEIEKDG
- the hflD gene encoding high frequency lysogenization protein HflD, which translates into the protein MSPTQEQLTALGGVFLAAVLVDRIAKTGQATEAGLSCMLGSLLIRDPKDTLEVYGGDDLNLREGYRALIGALERDPSTLQREPLRYALSMLGLERQLAKRDDLLDTIGNRLPQIQSQVEHFGPAHENVIAACGALYQDTLSTLRQRIQVHGDMRNLQQPSNASKIRALLLAGIRSARLWRQLGGHRWQLVISRRKLLKELYPLMRNE
- the icd gene encoding NADP-dependent isocitrate dehydrogenase, whose amino-acid sequence is MGYQKIQVPAVGDKITVNADHSLNVPDNPIIPFIEGDGIGVDISPVMIKVVDAAVQKAYGGKRKISWMEVYAGEKATQVYDQDTWLPQETLDAVKDYVVSIKGPLTTPVGGGIRSLNVALRQQLDLYVCLRPVRWFEGVPSPVKKPGDVDMTIFRENSEDIYAGIEWKAGSAEATKVIKFLKEEMGVTKIRFDENCGIGVKPVSKQGTQRLARKALQYVVDNDRDSLTIVHKGNIMKFTEGAFKEWAYEVAAEEFGATLLDGGPWMQFKNPKTGKNVIVKDAIADAMLQQILLRPAEYDVIATLNLNGDYLSDALAAEVGGIGIAPGANLSDTVAMFEATHGTAPKYAGKDQVNPGSLILSAEMMLRHMGWTEAADLIIKGTNGAISAKTVTYDFERLMEGAKLMSSSGFGDAMISHM
- a CDS encoding NUDIX hydrolase — its product is MDWNPHITVATIVEDHGRFLMVEESKGGRAVLNQPAGHLDPNETLIEAAVRETLEETGWDVEPTSVIGIYLYTAPSNGVTYQRVCFAAKALNHRPDYQLDDGILGAKWLTRNELLEQREHWRSELIIRCIDDYLGGHRHSLTLIRPSL
- the cspD gene encoding cold shock domain-containing protein CspD, which codes for MSVVKMSGKVKWFNNAKGYGFIIANGRDEDLFAHYSAICMEGYKTLKAGQPVTFNVIQGPKGLHAVNIAPETVEATPCATPVSVMTTEVH